The following proteins are encoded in a genomic region of Variovorax paradoxus:
- a CDS encoding alpha/beta fold hydrolase, with translation MALVLSTGLYPETPPWRTHAWEVPHGHVLHVEESGDPAGLCAVVLHGGPGSGTSPLLRRFFDPARYRVICIDQRGAGRSRPRGATVHNRTENLLEDLRLVRERLEVPRWLVVGGSWGATLALAHAAAEPQAVAALLLRAVFLPRAEDIEGFFQDTAGRATAAWERFASVAPTDQRHDLLSFLARGLQPPARGGDADLPRRLALAWWHWERTLAGGASPASDDERAAEPDRETLDALVDRYRVQSHYLLHRCWLDTPPLLDRLDALPKVPTLLLHSRDDRVCRPEGAQAVHERIAHSQLQWVDGAGHDPSHPAMASAMVAALDNCAQHGHFGSGTAP, from the coding sequence ATGGCCCTCGTGCTTTCTACCGGCCTGTACCCTGAAACTCCGCCTTGGCGCACCCACGCATGGGAGGTGCCGCACGGCCATGTGCTGCATGTAGAAGAAAGTGGTGATCCGGCGGGCCTCTGCGCCGTGGTGCTGCACGGCGGACCGGGCTCGGGCACATCGCCGCTGCTGCGCCGCTTCTTCGACCCTGCGCGGTATCGCGTGATCTGCATCGACCAGCGCGGTGCCGGCCGGAGCCGCCCGCGCGGTGCGACGGTGCATAACCGCACAGAAAATCTGCTCGAGGATTTACGCCTTGTGCGCGAGCGGCTCGAAGTGCCGCGCTGGCTCGTGGTCGGCGGCTCATGGGGCGCCACGCTGGCGCTCGCCCATGCGGCGGCAGAGCCGCAAGCGGTGGCGGCCCTGCTGCTGCGAGCGGTGTTCCTGCCGCGCGCCGAAGACATCGAAGGCTTCTTCCAGGACACAGCCGGCCGCGCCACCGCCGCCTGGGAGCGGTTCGCCTCCGTGGCACCGACCGATCAACGCCACGACTTGCTGAGCTTTCTCGCCCGCGGCCTCCAGCCACCGGCGCGCGGCGGCGATGCGGACCTTCCCCGGCGGCTCGCTCTCGCGTGGTGGCATTGGGAAAGAACGCTCGCCGGCGGCGCCTCCCCGGCATCGGACGACGAGCGTGCAGCCGAACCCGATCGCGAGACGCTCGACGCGCTGGTCGACCGCTACCGGGTGCAGAGCCATTACCTGCTGCACCGCTGTTGGCTCGACACGCCCCCGCTGCTCGATCGGCTCGACGCGCTCCCCAAGGTGCCCACCCTGCTGCTCCATTCGCGCGACGACCGGGTCTGCCGGCCCGAAGGCGCGCAGGCGGTGCACGAGCGCATCGCACACAGCCAGTTGCAGTGGGTCGACGGCGCGGGCCACGACCCTTCGCATCCAGCGATGGCATCGGCGATGGTCGCAGCGCTCGACAACTGTGCGCAGCATGGCCACTTCGGAAGCGGGACTGCGCCGTGA
- a CDS encoding histidine kinase, whose protein sequence is MTLRLKINLIVSLLTLLFVAAMLALQVRAMRESVHEEVVAANRVAAQLLNRTAWLYAAQGTPAMLSFLQGVGRVRSNDITLLDSDDRVLYSSPTSVYKAGRDAPDWFAGVVSPPPSQLSIAFPGGRLAVVSNASRAVLDAWDDFVLLMLSALGLLAVVNAGVFWLVGRATRPFADIVDALNQLESGRFDVALRALPGTEAAAIGAAFNRMVGMLQQHIETERRAVRAEGRLSESRELGRWVDQKIEQERRLIARELHDELGQSVTAMRSMALSIAQRVQALDPQAEQAARLIAEESGRLYTAMHGMIPRLTPLVLDKFGLVAALEDLVERTRNSHGEVQIDWHLDIELDRLRLDTDTALVLYRAAQEGITNALRHGEARRIVLALQGDQQTVKLTLTDDGHGLPGPAAARETSTGHYGLRWLAERIDSLGGELRLEPAAPSGAQLTVRLPLPAAAAENT, encoded by the coding sequence GTGACGCTGCGCCTGAAGATCAACCTGATCGTCAGCCTGCTCACGCTGCTGTTCGTTGCGGCCATGCTCGCGCTGCAGGTGCGCGCCATGCGCGAATCGGTGCATGAAGAAGTCGTGGCGGCCAATCGCGTGGCGGCGCAGCTGCTGAACCGCACCGCCTGGCTCTATGCGGCGCAGGGCACGCCGGCCATGCTGTCGTTTCTGCAAGGCGTGGGGCGCGTGCGCTCCAACGACATCACGCTGCTCGACAGCGACGACCGCGTGCTGTACAGCTCGCCCACTTCGGTCTACAAGGCCGGGCGCGATGCGCCGGACTGGTTCGCCGGCGTGGTTTCGCCGCCGCCCTCGCAGTTGTCCATTGCCTTTCCGGGCGGCCGGCTCGCGGTGGTTTCCAACGCTTCGCGCGCCGTGCTCGACGCATGGGACGATTTCGTGCTGCTGATGCTCAGCGCGCTGGGCTTGCTGGCGGTCGTCAACGCGGGCGTGTTCTGGCTCGTGGGCCGCGCGACGCGCCCGTTCGCGGACATCGTCGATGCACTGAACCAACTCGAGAGCGGCCGCTTCGACGTGGCGCTTCGCGCCCTGCCCGGCACCGAGGCCGCAGCCATCGGCGCGGCCTTCAACCGCATGGTCGGCATGCTGCAGCAGCACATCGAGACCGAGCGCCGCGCCGTGCGGGCCGAAGGTCGCCTGTCGGAAAGCCGCGAGCTCGGCCGCTGGGTCGACCAGAAGATCGAGCAGGAGCGCCGCCTCATCGCGCGCGAGCTGCACGACGAACTGGGGCAGTCGGTCACCGCGATGCGCAGCATGGCCTTGTCGATCGCGCAGCGCGTGCAGGCGCTCGACCCGCAGGCCGAGCAGGCGGCGCGGCTGATCGCCGAGGAATCTGGCCGCCTCTACACGGCCATGCACGGCATGATCCCGCGCCTGACGCCGCTGGTGCTCGACAAGTTCGGGCTGGTGGCCGCACTCGAAGACCTGGTGGAGCGAACCCGCAACAGCCATGGCGAGGTGCAGATCGACTGGCATCTGGACATCGAGCTCGACCGGCTCCGGCTCGACACCGACACCGCGCTGGTGCTGTACCGCGCCGCGCAGGAAGGCATCACCAACGCCCTGCGGCACGGCGAGGCGCGCCGTATCGTGCTTGCATTGCAGGGCGACCAACAAACGGTGAAGCTCACGCTGACGGACGATGGGCACGGCCTTCCCGGCCCTGCCGCTGCAAGGGAAACCAGCACCGGGCACTATGGCCTGCGGTGGCTCGCGGAGCGCATCGACAGCCTGGGCGGCGAGTTGCGCCTTGAACCCGCCGCGCCCAGCGGTGCCCAATTGACGGTGCGGCTGCCTTTGCCGGCAGCCGCCGCGGAGAACACATGA
- a CDS encoding response regulator: MTQATQPIRVMLVDDHALVRMGFRMLLADAQIEVAAEADTGEQACQDYPQVRPDLVVMDLSMPGMGGLEALRRLLAHDPKARVLALSAHEDTIHPRRVLRAGALGYLAKRSAPDALIAAVKAVARGERYIDANTAQALATAQIEGEANPADLLSEREFSVFIQLARGMTVAQIASTLNLSLSTVGSHLYRVKQKLGATNQAELTWVALRWGLIQV, translated from the coding sequence ATGACCCAGGCGACTCAGCCGATTCGAGTGATGCTGGTGGACGACCACGCGCTGGTGCGCATGGGCTTTCGCATGCTGCTGGCCGACGCGCAGATCGAAGTGGCGGCCGAAGCCGACACCGGCGAACAGGCCTGCCAGGACTATCCGCAGGTGCGGCCCGACCTGGTGGTGATGGACCTTTCGATGCCCGGCATGGGCGGCCTCGAAGCCCTGCGGCGCCTGCTGGCCCACGACCCCAAAGCGCGCGTGCTGGCGTTGTCGGCACATGAAGACACCATTCATCCGCGCCGCGTGCTGCGGGCCGGCGCACTCGGCTACCTGGCCAAGCGCAGCGCGCCCGACGCGCTGATTGCCGCCGTGAAGGCGGTGGCGCGGGGCGAGCGCTACATCGACGCCAACACTGCGCAGGCGCTCGCGACGGCGCAGATCGAGGGCGAAGCCAACCCGGCCGACCTGCTCAGCGAGCGCGAGTTCTCGGTCTTCATCCAACTCGCGCGCGGCATGACGGTAGCGCAGATTGCGAGCACGCTGAACCTTTCGCTCAGCACGGTCGGTTCGCACCTTTACCGCGTGAAGCAGAAGCTCGGCGCCACGAACCAGGCCGAGCTGACGTGGGTGGCGCTGCGGTGGGGGTTGATCCAGGTGTAG
- a CDS encoding HAD family hydrolase translates to MKLALFDLDHTLIPFDSGMAWTRFLVARGVLPADAETVYLGYCQQYLDGTLDIRELHRVSVAPLASFGMLRLRQWAAEFEAEMAPRVPEAMRALVRKHQAAGHLCAIVTATTRFIAEPFGRVFGVADVLATRSLVIDDTLDGGIDGDPCFGVHKLAHVNQWLALHGTRLDALEQSWFYSDSASDLPLLEAVSDPVAVAPDERLRARALQSGWPILERS, encoded by the coding sequence ATGAAGCTGGCGCTGTTCGATCTCGATCACACGCTGATTCCGTTCGACAGCGGCATGGCCTGGACGCGCTTCCTGGTGGCGCGCGGCGTGCTCCCGGCGGATGCCGAAACGGTCTACCTCGGCTATTGCCAGCAGTACTTGGACGGCACGCTCGACATCCGCGAGCTGCATCGCGTCAGCGTTGCGCCGCTGGCGAGCTTCGGGATGCTCAGGCTCCGGCAGTGGGCCGCGGAGTTCGAGGCCGAGATGGCGCCGCGGGTGCCCGAGGCGATGCGCGCGCTGGTGCGAAAGCACCAGGCCGCGGGCCACCTCTGCGCCATCGTGACCGCGACCACCCGCTTCATCGCCGAGCCCTTCGGCCGGGTGTTCGGCGTGGCCGACGTGCTGGCCACGCGCTCGCTGGTGATCGACGACACGCTCGACGGCGGCATCGATGGCGACCCGTGCTTCGGGGTTCACAAGCTGGCGCATGTGAACCAGTGGTTGGCGCTGCATGGCACGCGGCTCGATGCGCTCGAGCAGTCGTGGTTCTATTCCGATTCGGCGAGCGACTTGCCGTTGCTGGAGGCGGTATCGGACCCTGTGGCAGTGGCCCCGGATGAACGCCTGCGCGCGCGGGCGTTGCAATCCGGCTGGCCGATTCTCGAGCGCAGCTGA